Proteins encoded together in one Merismopedia glauca CCAP 1448/3 window:
- a CDS encoding type I polyketide synthase has translation MLIQLFQPESQLSIQRPYHLLTLSAKTPTALTKMAKSYQEFVMERPSDDLSHICFSANTGRTHFDYRLVAIASDPAELQAQLEVSQPSLVPSQSPKVAFLFTGQGSQYVGMGKLLYETQPTFRKTLDKCNEILQPYLEHSLLSVLFEDNSRLHQTAYTQPALFALEYALAQLWTAWGIVPNAVMGHSVGEYVAACVAKVFSLEDGLKLIAARARLMQSLPQNGSMVAVFASESRVQEILVPYADDVQVATINGAENVVISGLTIAVDQVLEQLHSQGMTTRPLQVSHAFHSPLMTPILEEFARVASSVEFHLPQIPLISNLTGEMFHFGEIPDASYWCRHLREAVQFAKGMETLHREGFEVFLELGPSSTLLNMGQKCWSSDGETRVSASLNPKGHGDTGTRRGDDGGKLPLSSASWLPSLQKGGDDWRQILTSLGKLYLKGVAVNWSGFDRDYKRQRLVLPNYPFEGKSFWSTSPVWKDEEGYGDVGTRGRGEEENRQGENGFIEVNESNLAGKELMADQESTNVASASLNWFYKWNWQPEAWVKGEEIPAGAVLIFNDADDVGTGLAKLLAGDKYQTYLVNPGKKFKKKKKGQFKIDPAQKSDYEQLISQIKDKGMAIAAIVHLWSENPDSILLLGQALVKYAPNEQIALLVGTQNAYSTCDRDPVDGYYGSISATLAQALGQENPQISTKIVDFGGKGDYRSVLLKELTAKSSQEGIIAIRDGRRLGRNLVRMEEELSLEINTIESHQSRNRFPIPNQIQSGETWLITGGTSAVGAEIALGLAQRSRINLVLTGRQSLPSRTESKNSYHSHYNTQHIELLEKLENLGSTAIYEAVDITDLAAMQGLIEKIKAKFGSIHGVIHAAGVQDRVNFQMVQKSPEAIAKVLAPKVQGTIILDRVTRQEPLRNFILISSAAASRPEWSANLADYAAANAFMDAYASYRRNTLAPGSTVALNYSLWRDTGMTNIGGLPLLWAAKAKGLNPLEPEAAVSAFFKAISLDLPVVHLVDWEMGRRGDEQDCRDVAPLRLGDTETRGSGDEEDCRDVAPLRLQDDEQREELPVSSAVNLHQIVREVLTHHLKVPTAQIEWDRSFPELGLDSLAAIEAIKELSSTLKTDLSATLLFEHQTPNQLADYLEERYGDAIIAVDVPKAIALPDLETSSPSLTQTQTPTEIDDIAIIGMACKVPGADNVDEYWELLKAGRSAISDVPASRWSPQDYYDPNAIAGHASYSKRGGFVNGAFDFDPMFFGISPKEATAMDPQQRLFLEVAWQALQQAGYGGKNRTREIGVFVGCGLNSYAEHFTNYQYYQVFKQQLETSSDFSHLSGETKAELLKKLTQILQPAEILPETAAGNELNEIAARVSHCLDLTGPSLSISTACSSSLVALHYACENLRSGQIPMAIVGGVNLNISPTPFTFLSRVQALSPTGECYPFDDRANGLVLGEGAGALILKPLKQALADGDFIHATIKGSAVNNDGHSQGITAPNPRGQAEAIRKAYTNFKIDPETVSYVETHGTGTLLGDPIEIEGLNQAFGTFTQQKGFCGIGSVKSSIGHLLSASGIISTIKVILAMRHGYLPGTLGFEKPNPHINFAETPFYVVGGSGVPWKSNETPLRAGVNGFGFGGTNCHVILESLTEVGAQRVAPVQKSEVLFFCLNARNPQGLKKVASELRLHLLQHPDLEISQVAYTLANSQRELAYKAAFSANNRTQLIDSLTAIISEQPHAEIYLGKSNPQRVTPIHLVLDGESRISVKEPEILGKSFPEFHQAYISCIKLGTKKIHDFAVQYALGKLLMSLSVQPSSILAEKSGVLVAACLLGRLSLANAIAELTDSLMADVDIALESTWSCPLITPGGTFRNSVSLSISQLKTLVESSKELPKMDSLENPGAIYLQLGGSRSLKDRLAVNEEQWISIGVNSTQLLGNISQLYVLGVRFNSAGLYPVGTSKVLLPTYPFERKTYSISVAETEGYKGRLVAIATPFSLSSHERQPSYLALQKTMK, from the coding sequence ATGTTGATTCAGCTTTTTCAACCAGAATCTCAATTATCCATACAGCGTCCTTACCATTTGCTGACCTTATCGGCGAAAACTCCCACTGCTTTGACAAAAATGGCAAAAAGTTATCAAGAATTCGTCATGGAGCGTCCTAGCGACGATCTGAGTCATATTTGCTTCAGTGCCAATACCGGACGTACCCATTTCGATTATCGCTTAGTGGCGATCGCTTCTGACCCAGCAGAGTTACAAGCTCAATTGGAGGTAAGTCAACCCTCTCTAGTACCTTCTCAATCGCCCAAAGTAGCCTTTCTGTTTACTGGACAAGGTTCTCAGTATGTAGGGATGGGAAAACTGTTATACGAAACTCAACCTACTTTTCGCAAAACTCTGGATAAATGCAATGAGATTCTGCAACCTTATCTGGAACATTCTTTACTCTCAGTTCTGTTTGAGGATAATTCTCGACTCCACCAAACAGCTTATACTCAACCAGCTTTATTTGCTTTAGAATACGCCCTGGCTCAATTATGGACTGCTTGGGGGATTGTTCCTAATGCCGTGATGGGTCATAGTGTGGGGGAATATGTCGCTGCTTGTGTAGCGAAGGTATTCAGTTTGGAAGATGGGCTGAAGTTAATTGCTGCAAGGGCAAGATTGATGCAATCTTTGCCCCAAAATGGCAGCATGGTGGCGGTATTTGCTTCCGAATCGCGGGTGCAAGAGATTTTGGTTCCCTATGCTGATGATGTCCAAGTTGCGACTATCAATGGTGCGGAAAATGTCGTAATTTCTGGATTAACGATCGCAGTAGACCAAGTTTTAGAGCAATTGCACTCTCAAGGGATGACGACTAGACCTTTACAAGTTTCTCATGCTTTCCATTCTCCCTTGATGACACCCATTTTAGAAGAGTTTGCACGGGTGGCGAGTTCGGTTGAGTTTCACCTCCCGCAAATTCCTCTGATTTCTAATTTAACTGGGGAAATGTTTCATTTTGGAGAAATACCAGACGCAAGCTATTGGTGTCGTCATCTCAGGGAAGCGGTACAGTTTGCTAAAGGGATGGAAACTTTGCATCGAGAAGGGTTTGAGGTGTTCCTAGAATTGGGACCAAGTTCCACTTTACTCAATATGGGACAAAAGTGTTGGTCATCAGATGGGGAGACACGGGTTTCGGCTTCGCTCAACCCAAAGGGACATGGGGACACAGGGACACGCAGAGGAGATGATGGCGGGAAATTACCTTTATCTAGTGCTTCTTGGCTCCCATCTTTGCAAAAAGGAGGAGATGACTGGCGACAAATACTGACTAGTTTAGGTAAATTGTATCTAAAAGGTGTGGCTGTCAATTGGTCTGGTTTCGATCGCGATTACAAGCGTCAACGTCTGGTTTTGCCTAATTATCCTTTTGAAGGGAAAAGTTTTTGGAGTACTTCTCCAGTTTGGAAAGATGAAGAGGGATACGGAGACGTGGGGACACGGGGACGCGGAGAGGAAGAGAATAGACAGGGAGAGAATGGGTTTATAGAAGTTAATGAGAGCAATTTGGCAGGAAAAGAATTAATGGCAGACCAAGAAAGCACTAATGTGGCATCTGCTTCTTTAAACTGGTTTTATAAGTGGAATTGGCAACCAGAAGCTTGGGTTAAGGGTGAGGAAATTCCTGCTGGTGCTGTTTTAATTTTTAATGATGCAGATGACGTAGGAACTGGGTTAGCTAAGTTGCTAGCTGGAGATAAATATCAAACTTATTTAGTTAATCCTGGTAAAAAGTTTAAGAAAAAGAAGAAAGGGCAATTTAAGATCGATCCTGCTCAAAAATCAGATTACGAGCAGCTTATCTCCCAAATTAAAGATAAGGGAATGGCGATCGCTGCTATAGTTCATCTTTGGTCGGAAAATCCCGATAGTATCTTGTTATTGGGGCAAGCTTTAGTCAAATATGCTCCTAATGAGCAGATCGCTTTACTGGTAGGAACTCAAAATGCATATAGTACTTGCGATCGCGATCCTGTCGATGGCTACTATGGATCTATTAGTGCTACCTTGGCTCAAGCTTTGGGTCAAGAAAATCCACAAATTAGCACTAAGATAGTCGATTTTGGCGGCAAAGGCGATTATAGATCTGTTTTACTAAAAGAATTAACAGCTAAAAGCAGTCAAGAAGGGATTATCGCCATCAGAGATGGACGAAGACTAGGGCGAAACTTGGTGAGGATGGAGGAAGAGCTATCGCTAGAAATTAATACTATCGAATCCCATCAGTCAAGAAATCGATTCCCAATCCCCAATCAAATTCAATCTGGCGAAACTTGGCTAATTACTGGGGGAACTAGTGCTGTAGGTGCGGAAATAGCTTTGGGTTTGGCACAGCGATCTAGAATTAATCTAGTTCTAACTGGACGGCAAAGTTTACCATCGCGAACTGAGTCTAAAAATTCTTACCATTCCCATTATAACACGCAACACATCGAGTTGCTAGAAAAATTAGAAAATCTGGGCAGCACGGCTATTTACGAAGCCGTAGATATCACCGACTTAGCGGCAATGCAGGGATTAATAGAGAAAATTAAAGCTAAATTCGGCTCTATTCACGGGGTTATCCATGCAGCAGGAGTCCAAGATCGGGTTAACTTCCAAATGGTGCAAAAGTCTCCTGAAGCGATCGCCAAAGTCTTAGCACCCAAGGTACAGGGTACGATAATTTTAGATCGGGTTACTCGTCAAGAACCATTACGCAACTTCATTCTAATTTCTTCTGCGGCGGCTTCTCGTCCAGAATGGAGCGCTAATTTAGCTGATTACGCGGCTGCAAATGCTTTTATGGATGCTTACGCCAGCTATCGACGTAATACTTTAGCACCTGGAAGCACGGTTGCGCTGAACTACTCTTTATGGCGCGATACAGGGATGACTAATATTGGAGGATTACCTCTATTATGGGCAGCTAAAGCCAAAGGACTGAACCCTCTAGAGCCAGAAGCCGCCGTCAGTGCATTTTTTAAGGCGATTTCCCTAGATTTACCCGTGGTTCATTTAGTAGATTGGGAAATGGGGAGACGTGGGGATGAACAAGACTGTAGAGACGTAGCACCGCTACGTCTGGGAGACACGGAGACGCGGGGAAGCGGGGATGAAGAAGACTGTAGGGATGTAGCACCGCTACGTCTGCAAGATGATGAACAGCGCGAGGAATTACCTGTTTCTAGCGCGGTAAATCTGCACCAAATAGTTAGGGAAGTGCTAACGCACCATCTCAAGGTTCCCACAGCACAGATTGAATGGGATAGAAGCTTTCCAGAACTGGGTTTAGACTCTTTAGCTGCGATTGAAGCGATTAAGGAACTATCTAGCACCCTGAAGACGGATTTATCAGCTACTTTACTATTTGAACATCAAACCCCCAACCAACTGGCGGATTATTTAGAGGAACGTTATGGGGATGCAATAATAGCAGTTGATGTACCAAAAGCGATCGCACTACCAGATCTAGAAACGTCTTCCCCTAGTTTAACCCAAACCCAAACCCCAACAGAAATAGACGACATTGCGATTATTGGGATGGCGTGTAAAGTTCCAGGTGCAGATAATGTAGATGAATACTGGGAATTACTGAAAGCAGGACGTTCTGCAATCAGTGACGTTCCCGCATCTAGATGGTCGCCTCAAGACTATTATGACCCTAATGCGATCGCAGGACACGCTAGCTATTCTAAACGGGGTGGGTTTGTTAACGGTGCTTTTGATTTCGATCCCATGTTTTTCGGGATTTCTCCCAAAGAAGCTACAGCAATGGACCCCCAACAGAGGTTATTTTTAGAAGTAGCATGGCAAGCTTTGCAACAAGCGGGTTATGGTGGGAAAAATCGAACTAGGGAAATTGGGGTGTTTGTGGGTTGCGGGTTGAATAGCTATGCAGAACACTTTACCAACTACCAGTATTACCAAGTTTTCAAACAACAGTTAGAAACCAGTAGCGACTTTAGTCATTTGTCGGGGGAAACTAAAGCCGAATTACTCAAAAAACTGACTCAAATCTTGCAACCAGCCGAAATATTGCCGGAAACGGCGGCTGGAAATGAGTTAAACGAGATTGCAGCCAGAGTCAGTCATTGTCTGGATCTGACGGGACCTAGCCTTTCTATTAGTACAGCTTGCTCTTCTTCTCTTGTAGCCTTGCATTATGCTTGTGAAAACCTGCGTTCTGGGCAAATTCCGATGGCTATTGTGGGTGGAGTTAACTTAAATATCAGTCCAACTCCCTTTACCTTCCTCAGTCGCGTCCAAGCTCTTTCTCCCACTGGTGAATGCTATCCTTTTGACGATCGCGCTAACGGCTTAGTTTTAGGAGAGGGTGCGGGTGCGTTGATTCTCAAACCCCTGAAACAAGCCTTAGCTGATGGTGACTTCATCCACGCTACCATTAAAGGTTCAGCCGTTAATAACGACGGACATTCCCAAGGTATCACAGCACCGAATCCTCGCGGTCAAGCAGAAGCAATTCGGAAGGCGTATACTAACTTTAAAATCGATCCAGAAACGGTTTCTTATGTAGAAACTCATGGTACTGGAACTTTACTGGGAGATCCGATTGAAATTGAAGGTTTAAACCAAGCTTTTGGGACTTTTACCCAGCAAAAAGGCTTTTGCGGGATTGGTTCGGTGAAATCTTCCATCGGTCATTTACTCTCAGCTTCGGGTATTATCAGCACCATCAAGGTAATTTTAGCCATGCGTCACGGTTATTTACCTGGAACTTTAGGCTTTGAGAAACCCAACCCCCATATTAACTTTGCAGAGACACCTTTTTATGTAGTTGGTGGTTCGGGAGTACCCTGGAAAAGTAACGAAACTCCTTTGCGCGCGGGAGTCAATGGATTTGGATTTGGGGGTACTAACTGTCATGTGATTTTAGAATCACTAACAGAAGTAGGGGCGCAACGCGTTGCGCCCGTACAGAAGTCAGAAGTTTTGTTTTTCTGTTTAAATGCCAGGAATCCGCAAGGATTGAAGAAAGTTGCGTCAGAATTGCGCTTGCATCTTCTCCAGCATCCTGATTTAGAAATTTCCCAAGTTGCTTATACTCTCGCTAATTCTCAAAGGGAACTTGCTTATAAAGCTGCTTTTTCAGCTAATAACCGCACTCAATTAATCGACTCTCTCACAGCTATTATTTCAGAACAACCTCACGCAGAGATTTATTTAGGTAAATCTAATCCTCAACGGGTGACACCAATCCATTTGGTATTAGATGGAGAGAGTAGAATTAGTGTTAAAGAACCAGAGATTTTGGGTAAATCTTTCCCTGAGTTTCACCAAGCATATATTAGTTGTATAAAACTAGGTACTAAAAAGATTCATGACTTTGCAGTGCAATATGCTTTAGGCAAGTTATTGATGTCTTTGTCAGTGCAACCTAGTAGTATTTTGGCGGAAAAATCGGGAGTTTTAGTAGCTGCTTGTTTATTAGGAAGATTGAGTTTAGCAAATGCGATCGCCGAACTTACTGATTCTCTCATGGCAGATGTCGATATTGCTTTAGAATCTACCTGGAGTTGTCCTTTAATTACACCTGGGGGAACTTTTAGAAATTCAGTTTCTCTATCTATTTCGCAACTCAAAACCTTAGTTGAATCATCCAAGGAATTACCCAAGATGGATTCTCTAGAAAATCCAGGTGCAATTTATCTTCAACTGGGAGGTTCTCGATCTCTCAAAGATCGGTTGGCTGTTAACGAAGAACAATGGATCTCAATTGGTGTCAACTCTACCCAGCTATTAGGAAATATCTCTCAATTGTATGTTTTAGGAGTGCGTTTCAATAGTGCGGGTTTGTATCCTGTTGGTACGAGTAAGGTTCTACTTCCTACTTATCCTTTTGAACGGAAAACCTACTCAATTTCTGTAGCTGAAACTGAAGGATATAAAGGTAGATTAGTGGCGATCGCTACACCTTTTAGTTTATCTTCTCATGAACGTCAACCAAGTTACTTGGCTTTACAGAAAACGATGAAGTGA
- a CDS encoding non-ribosomal peptide synthetase has protein sequence MSLEVQIFNLVSRITGHQVVDLEPDLFLESDLGLDSIKIVELLNGLIQLIPESEQPEFVKAVPISKLMQIQTLGELTQIADSWVVSQPEKTGSTEALETVKEVTAELNNLEIIDSQYLHLVSYWLTNSNSLFATIRLEGNLNIKVLQASWQDLIERHPLLRSHFIISGATRFQDYRLEVVDNPTLPEIPVTELRHIDRSTQTKVIHEVLQRFLNWEWKLTEFPLHKFFLIRLEDSVYQLVLANEHLISDGLGNHIILRELMEIYRAKETGDEPNLPPATTVEEYLKVVKGMNNWKDSEAGSASVKETYFWNPTGNTLASIRPQYANLPYCLGKELTAKLISQTSIWRLPLNSLLLAAFLKTVAQFDQDSTSFILQVPTSGRVYPGIDASDIVSSFAQNLGLSFPTSIVDEPWEILLKQVHQEVQTGLLNHDDKVQSHQMAIAFKNSIPLQDGAIPEHILPMFQSAAKSNLYVPFTGHTQIKTQYGSLKVTDYRAGGINAAGTIDILQEIFDDNLHLFASYDGGFFPKSLIERLMGEYINQLEELANLKPSLVADKPQLFLDTQIDSQIKIILQQAVREIAHISITDADLDLDLEADMGMDSLEMVRLVAQLENQLGKVNRQRLLACRSLREMGMVLGETRGHGEVEDSRDVAMLRLGDGRETELLPLGDKIAEIPYLEIIQQVDRTPDAIAILDGETQVTYRELHRLSNQVARYLTSQGVKPGKLVGVMLDRSPLLWVGILGILKAGGAYVPLDPAYPPQRLQYMLQHAEIEVLLTESGLNEQINRILMPDLPLQTLMFLDSKDVASLRLHTPDITSLRLVNREMWCRESDADLEYVNHPDDLMTVLYTSGSTGQPKGVMLNHRGYHNRLKWMQKAFNLSVGDRVAQKTSCCFDISVWEIFWGLMVGATVCPVKREIVTNPWDLAAWMKKMQISVMHFVPSLFGEFIQAMERENQAFPHLRWLIFSGEALPVAFIARWMEIYGDKVGLANLYGPTEASIDVTAHIIKELGEFSIPIGKAIDNVDILILDDRMQPVSPGELGELWIGGIQLAQGYLKDPVKTAAAFHPNPFPHIIGKHLYRTGDLAKELPDGSIEYHGRIDSQVKIRGFRVELGEVESVLSNHPEIREAAVIVVDYDSGHKRLIAGLAGNEVESKQLRQYLQQYLPDYMIPHRFVWLASLPKNHNGKLDRKALRSTIDGNPEAAPTPEYLPLGSAQRWLINYFEPPYQWCGYTRFRYCDRLDSTVFTQAFNLLVERHSALRTKFLLNKGQWQQQVVNLTESVTVQFYDGTSLDSKQLELEITNLIQETSKNLQINRFPLIKALAIQVEPASWEIVFIAHHLIADMVSGGILFSDFWQAYRELLINPNFIFPNSPPASYSDYVNLMQQAEDRGELAQDLEYWRSQFPSPEFAFHVPLDGVEGANIQASTAKQRFILPKPASEQLLKGAKQHYRTSLYPLLLAPLYQLMATWSQQPWVVISHRMHGRNPKQTDDFMGTVGNFAVNFPVGIEVNQNWENVVQQIHQKLEEVPANGTTFDWIGDRLPSYIYPDCHLTPVRVNYLGNRALPSSDLFQFAESDLDSRFSLPEQKRTTLLEFFLSVVDGELQLEIEYSRNFHAEATISDLGTQYLDLISKMLSCINQPALT, from the coding sequence ATGAGTTTAGAAGTTCAAATATTTAACTTGGTTTCTAGAATTACCGGACATCAAGTAGTAGATTTAGAACCAGATTTATTTCTAGAAAGCGACCTGGGTTTAGATTCTATTAAAATTGTAGAATTGCTGAATGGTTTGATTCAACTAATTCCTGAATCCGAGCAACCAGAGTTTGTTAAAGCTGTACCGATATCTAAGCTGATGCAAATCCAAACTTTGGGAGAGTTAACCCAGATTGCGGATAGTTGGGTAGTTTCTCAACCAGAAAAAACTGGTTCAACAGAAGCTTTAGAAACAGTTAAAGAAGTAACCGCAGAACTAAATAATCTAGAAATTATAGATAGCCAATATTTACATTTAGTCAGTTATTGGTTGACTAACTCTAATAGTTTGTTTGCCACTATTAGATTAGAAGGCAATTTAAATATAAAGGTTTTACAAGCAAGTTGGCAAGATTTAATTGAGCGTCATCCTCTACTGCGATCGCACTTTATCATCTCTGGTGCTACTCGCTTCCAAGATTATCGATTGGAAGTAGTAGATAATCCAACTTTACCAGAAATTCCAGTCACCGAGCTACGACATATAGATCGATCTACTCAAACTAAAGTCATTCACGAAGTATTACAAAGATTCCTCAATTGGGAATGGAAGCTAACCGAATTCCCTCTACATAAGTTCTTTTTGATTCGATTAGAAGATAGTGTTTATCAATTAGTTTTAGCGAACGAACATTTAATTTCTGATGGTTTGGGTAACCACATCATACTTCGGGAATTAATGGAGATTTATCGCGCTAAGGAGACTGGGGACGAACCAAATTTACCTCCAGCGACGACAGTGGAAGAATATTTAAAAGTCGTCAAAGGGATGAATAACTGGAAAGATTCAGAAGCTGGATCTGCTTCAGTCAAAGAAACGTATTTTTGGAATCCGACAGGCAATACTTTAGCTTCAATTCGTCCTCAATATGCTAATTTACCCTATTGTTTAGGTAAAGAGTTAACCGCAAAGTTAATTAGTCAAACTAGTATTTGGCGGTTACCCCTGAACTCACTTTTATTAGCAGCTTTCTTAAAAACAGTTGCTCAGTTTGACCAAGATTCTACATCTTTTATTTTACAAGTTCCTACTAGCGGTAGAGTTTATCCAGGGATAGATGCTTCGGATATAGTTAGTAGTTTTGCCCAAAATTTAGGATTGAGTTTTCCTACTTCTATTGTCGATGAACCTTGGGAAATATTATTAAAACAAGTGCATCAAGAAGTCCAAACTGGATTACTCAATCACGATGACAAAGTACAAAGTCATCAAATGGCGATCGCTTTTAAAAATAGCATTCCTCTCCAAGATGGCGCAATCCCAGAACATATACTACCTATGTTCCAAAGTGCGGCTAAATCTAACCTTTACGTGCCATTTACCGGACATACTCAGATTAAGACTCAGTATGGTTCCCTTAAGGTAACAGATTATCGCGCAGGGGGAATCAATGCGGCTGGAACTATCGATATTTTACAGGAGATTTTTGACGACAATCTCCATCTATTTGCTAGTTACGATGGAGGCTTTTTCCCGAAATCTCTGATTGAAAGATTGATGGGAGAATATATTAATCAGTTAGAAGAATTAGCGAATCTTAAACCTTCTTTAGTCGCAGATAAGCCACAATTGTTTCTTGATACTCAAATCGATTCACAAATTAAAATTATACTCCAGCAAGCAGTTAGAGAAATTGCTCATATTTCGATTACCGATGCAGATTTAGATCTGGATTTGGAAGCAGATATGGGGATGGATTCTCTAGAAATGGTGCGTTTGGTAGCGCAACTAGAAAACCAACTCGGTAAAGTAAATCGTCAACGTTTACTCGCTTGTCGTAGTCTTCGAGAGATGGGGATGGTTTTGGGAGAGACACGGGGACACGGAGAGGTAGAGGATAGTAGAGACGTAGCAATGCTACGTCTGGGAGATGGTAGAGAGACAGAATTACTACCTCTGGGAGATAAGATTGCAGAGATACCCTATTTAGAGATTATCCAACAAGTCGATCGCACTCCAGATGCGATCGCCATTCTTGATGGAGAGACTCAAGTTACGTATCGAGAGTTACACCGTCTTTCCAATCAAGTAGCGCGCTATCTCACAAGTCAGGGTGTGAAACCAGGAAAGCTGGTAGGGGTAATGTTAGATAGAAGTCCCTTACTGTGGGTGGGAATTTTAGGGATTCTCAAAGCAGGTGGTGCTTATGTACCTCTAGATCCGGCTTATCCTCCCCAAAGGTTGCAATATATGCTGCAACACGCAGAAATCGAAGTTCTGTTAACTGAAAGTGGTTTAAATGAGCAAATAAATCGGATTTTAATGCCAGATTTACCTTTGCAAACCCTGATGTTTTTGGATAGTAAAGACGTAGCATCGCTACGTCTCCATACCCCAGATATAACATCCCTACGTCTAGTTAATCGGGAGATGTGGTGTCGGGAATCGGATGCAGATTTAGAATACGTGAATCATCCCGATGACTTGATGACTGTATTGTATACCTCTGGTTCTACCGGACAACCTAAAGGGGTAATGCTGAATCATCGAGGTTATCACAATCGTCTCAAATGGATGCAAAAAGCTTTCAATTTGAGTGTAGGCGATCGCGTGGCGCAAAAAACCTCTTGCTGTTTTGATATTTCTGTGTGGGAAATCTTCTGGGGTTTAATGGTAGGTGCGACGGTTTGTCCAGTTAAGCGAGAAATAGTAACTAATCCGTGGGATTTGGCAGCTTGGATGAAAAAAATGCAGATTAGCGTCATGCATTTCGTCCCTTCTTTGTTTGGCGAATTCATTCAAGCTATGGAAAGAGAAAACCAAGCTTTTCCGCACCTGCGTTGGCTGATTTTTAGCGGGGAAGCACTACCTGTAGCTTTTATCGCGCGGTGGATGGAGATTTATGGCGATAAAGTTGGTTTAGCTAATTTATACGGTCCTACTGAAGCTTCAATTGATGTTACGGCTCATATTATCAAAGAATTGGGAGAATTTAGTATCCCCATTGGTAAAGCCATTGATAACGTAGATATTCTGATTTTAGACGATCGAATGCAACCAGTTTCCCCAGGAGAATTGGGAGAGTTGTGGATTGGAGGAATCCAACTAGCTCAAGGATACCTCAAAGATCCGGTGAAAACCGCAGCAGCATTTCACCCTAACCCCTTCCCCCACATTATAGGGAAGCATTTGTATCGCACGGGAGATCTAGCTAAAGAATTACCGGATGGGAGTATCGAATATCACGGAAGAATCGATTCTCAAGTCAAGATTCGCGGTTTTCGAGTCGAACTCGGTGAAGTTGAAAGCGTTTTAAGCAATCATCCAGAGATTCGGGAAGCAGCAGTTATAGTTGTAGATTACGATTCCGGACACAAGCGGTTAATCGCTGGTTTAGCTGGCAATGAGGTTGAATCTAAACAACTGCGGCAATATTTGCAACAATACCTGCCAGATTATATGATTCCCCATCGGTTTGTGTGGTTGGCTAGTCTACCCAAAAACCACAACGGAAAACTCGATCGCAAGGCGTTACGATCTACAATCGATGGTAACCCCGAAGCTGCACCTACTCCAGAATACCTGCCTTTGGGTTCTGCTCAACGGTGGTTGATTAATTACTTTGAGCCACCTTATCAATGGTGCGGCTATACTCGTTTTAGATACTGCGATCGCTTAGATTCTACAGTATTTACTCAAGCTTTCAATTTACTGGTAGAACGTCATTCAGCTTTGCGAACTAAGTTCTTACTAAATAAGGGACAATGGCAGCAGCAAGTAGTTAACCTGACAGAATCCGTCACCGTTCAATTCTACGATGGAACAAGTTTAGATTCCAAGCAACTAGAGTTAGAAATCACCAATCTAATTCAAGAAACCAGCAAAAACTTGCAGATTAATCGCTTCCCGTTAATTAAGGCTTTAGCGATTCAAGTAGAACCTGCTAGCTGGGAAATTGTCTTCATCGCACACCACCTAATCGCTGATATGGTAAGCGGTGGGATTCTATTTAGTGATTTTTGGCAAGCTTACAGAGAATTGCTGATTAATCCTAATTTTATCTTTCCTAACTCTCCCCCAGCTAGCTATAGCGATTACGTCAACTTGATGCAACAAGCCGAAGATCGGGGAGAACTAGCTCAAGATTTAGAATATTGGCGATCGCAGTTTCCCAGTCCCGAATTTGCGTTCCATGTTCCCTTAGATGGAGTAGAAGGCGCAAATATCCAAGCTTCTACCGCTAAACAGCGTTTTATCCTTCCTAAACCTGCTAGCGAACAATTACTCAAGGGTGCAAAACAGCACTATCGCACCAGCTTATATCCTCTCTTGCTAGCTCCTTTATATCAGCTTATGGCAACTTGGAGTCAGCAACCTTGGGTAGTTATCAGTCATCGAATGCATGGGAGAAATCCGAAGCAAACTGATGATTTTATGGGTACAGTTGGTAACTTTGCCGTCAATTTTCCTGTAGGAATCGAAGTTAACCAAAATTGGGAAAACGTAGTTCAGCAAATCCATCAAAAACTAGAAGAAGTACCTGCAAATGGAACTACTTTTGACTGGATTGGAGATCGTCTTCCCAGCTATATCTATCCAGATTGCCATTTAACCCCCGTTCGAGTCAATTATCTGGGAAATCGAGCCTTACCCTCTTCAGACTTATTCCAGTTTGCAGAATCAGACTTAGATAGTCGCTTTTCTCTTCCAGAACAGAAACGAACCACCTTATTAGAGTTCTTCCTCTCCGTAGTCGATGGCGAATTGCAGCTAGAGATCGAATACTCTCGAAACTTTCACGCAGAGGCAACTATTAGCGATCTAGGCACGCAATACCTAGATTTAATCTCAAAAATGCTCTCCTGCATAAACCAACCCGCTTTAACCTAA